AGGTGATTGACAGGTGATGCTGGTTCCCGTGACGACAGCAGGCTGAGGTGATTGGAGGCCGAAGACACAGGACAGAGACTCCGCCTCCGGGAGGGCGGGAAGCTGGACGACTGACAGCGTTACCTTGGAGACGGACAGATGGACCTGGCTGTTAACTGTCATCGCACAACCATCAcctcactacacacacacacacacacacacacacacacaaccatca
This region of Etheostoma cragini isolate CJK2018 unplaced genomic scaffold, CSU_Ecrag_1.0 ScbMSFa_1038, whole genome shotgun sequence genomic DNA includes:
- the LOC117939755 gene encoding plexin-B1-like, whose translation is MTVNSQVHLSVSKVTLSVVQLPALPEAESLSCVFGLQSPQPAVVTGTSITCQSPAPELLPPMLTGSDHMILPVSLMFGHVTITTGHMTFYDCGAVSQLNQSS